From the genome of Denticeps clupeoides chromosome 17, fDenClu1.1, whole genome shotgun sequence:
TCACGCCATCCGTGCCAACGAtcggttttatatatatatatatatatatatatatatatatacacacacacacacacacacacacacacacaaggtgcgtTGAAACTACGATTTAATACGCTATTGTATTAATTGAAAACAGATAAGTGATTACTTTTTATATCTAATTTTGACTGGTTTGGCTTAAATAAACAGTATTCCAGACCTGCATTCTAgttccataaaataaaatagtattTCATAAATTGCGATTTATAGTACAGCCCTATACTTATTTGGCACTCTGGCTGGCATTCCGGTCTTTAAACGTTAAACATTAACCCCGACATGACCGCTGAGTGTGTGTACTCTCACAAGTCAGAGCTAACATTGTGCCACAGCTGTGAATAGTTATATGAACAATATGGCACGTGCTGCACTAAATGTCTGATTCTGATGCCTTTACATTTATcatggcatttattagacgcccttaaccagagtgacttagtcagtagtgaccGAGACAGCCACCCCCGgggacactcaggcttaagtatgttgcacagggacacaatggtagtaactccaagtgcataactccacgtgttcattcatagttttgatcccttcagtgagaatctaccaatgcaaatggtccAAAttcttggcctgtactgtatgtatgtggtCCATCGAAATATAAACTAATAATCTCTGCTGTTGTTGGGACATGCAGGTATTAAGTAATGAGTATTCACTGAAACATTCACTGTgaatgtttcttaaaaaaaaacacacaaacagcataCACAAAATGTGAAACCTCAGTATCAAACATCCTTTAACATATTTATTCTaagaaaatgtacagtataGAAAATATTTCGGTCCATTTCCAAAATAATCTATGTCAGTCAGATAAGAACATGTAAAcgtcacattaaaatgaaacatacaTAGTCCTTTAAATGGAACTGTGCTAGTGAGGTAAAGTCAACTGTTTAAAAGCCAGTCAccacatttacaataaaaagtcaacaaaaatgtacaaaactttaaaaaggaacaaataaatatgatttcacATTAAATCAAATCTAATTGATTTTACTAGTGCAGACAAACTGGACAACAGCAGAAGAGaaattgtgaatttaaatgCATCTAGTATCTAGTGCAGTAAATACACCAGGGTCACTATGGTACTGTACAGAGCATGAACTCACATCTCAAACATTGTACACTAGGCTGCCCCACAAGATGCACAGATAGAGGAGgacacacacataacctgctTCAAACGCAGCGAAAATGGCAATAAAACGTTGCAAATTTCGGTCTACCCTCGTACTTACACCAGAAATGGCATTATGCGTATTAGATGTACATAGATATAGTTGGGGGCAACagacaaaattttttttttttttttttgaaagagaGGGAAAGTCTATAATCTGACCCAATGTGATCACAGACTTGACAATCTGAGCAAGATATAAAAAAGCCACTGAGGAAATGATTACAAAAGCCCTTGTCTGACAACTGATGACTATGAGGAATCACCAAAGCTGGCATTCATCACAGAAAGTTTACAATCCAGTGTCCaatatttaggaaaaaaaaaaacacacacacacacacacacacacacacacttgcaccaCTGTACATGGTATGTACAGCAATGTGGTGCTTTTGATATACACATCACAGCAAATTACAGAGGGGGATGTGATGAATACAGCTCAAGTTGGCACTGGTGCACAGATGCAAACCCTGACATTTTGCAAGAGCATCTGATTTAGTTTAAGGCTTCCACAAGAAAGTGTTGCTGATGAAGACGCAATATGTGCCACTCTGGCATTGAGGTAGATTTATCTGCACCCATATTCACCCAAGTTGTTAACCTCAATGCTCTGTTACGAGGAAAGGGGAAGTGAAAGCATATTCAGATCAGTGTTAAAACAAATTCAAAGAGGACAGAAAAAATGGTTCATAATCAGTGTTGATCAAAGAATAACAGCTTAATAACATTGCCCAAACCAATAACCTACACCACTATATAAAAACTTAACAACCTCAACGCACATTAGACATTGAAGACATTCTGAAAGAAATCTGCCTTCAGAATGGCCTGAACAACTGAACACATGAACTAAGGTCAATATATTCAATCACATTTAAGAGACATATGTTTGTTTCAAAATACCCGTATTAAAATCACGACACCCTGAGGACACATACAGTTAACTGGATTGGGaagtaattaaaatgcattcataCAAAATGTGAAGCACAAACAAATACTCCCCAGCACAAGCAAGAGAGAAACCCCACATATTTGGGAGCTGTGTAGAATGCAGCATTGGACAAACATTAGAAATTTAAAACAATCAGAGGTtcagaaagttctggaaaagttcTGTGCAAGCTGATTCTCAGTAATGGTTCCTATAACTATGAGAATATAATTATGTTCAAAGGGTTAAAGGGTCATCTGATATGTTCATATGTACATGGCAACAAGCCCCAACCTTAAATTAAAGGCTACAAATTTCCATAAAAAGGATCCTAGTGCATATCAGAGAACCCCACTAGCTctgtaaattgaaaaaaagacattccCTTCTAGTACTTGTAAATGATGCATAAGAAAAGATCTAAAGCAAAACTGCTCTTAGTGTATATGGAGATTAGCTACCAAAAGAGGGGGAAAACAACTCATAGTTTCTATATTAGCCTGGTGACCGTTCCATACATTCACAAATGCTCACCATGCTGTACCTCACATTAATCACGACCGCAAAGGTAACTATCTGTATGCCCTGTCCGAGCAAGGACCTAAACAtaacttatttacatttacactaaaGTTCTTTTCCTCCCCCCTTTTTACACCTGAGATTAATATTTttgggagaaagaaaaacattaaatgtgtATCAATTTGTCCTTCCCCCTTGTTCTTGAAGGCAATGTGCCCACAAAGAGCCATGGCCTAATCCTCTGGAATAGCAGGCAGTCGGATCCCAAATTCTGGATCATGCACATTGAGTAGCCATTTACAGTGTGAAGTGCAGAATTCCAGTGGTGTAGCTCCAGTGATgggcttcagaaaaaaaagttcataacttaatttttttttttttaagaagagtCACATTCATATTTTGAAAATATTACAGTAGATCATAAAGAAAAGTCCAAAATTTGATCTCTCACAAAGAACAAAAATTTCCAGAGAAGGGCTGGTGAATAAAGGACAAGTCCTTAATTTAGTCTTCTTTTACCTATGGGAGATAAAGAGagaataatgaaaatgaagctATTGACAGGTTTGTCAAGACAAGGCTAATTGAAATGTGCAGCATTCAACACTTACACACCTTCGGCCAAGTCACACACCCTGCTTACTGCTCTGAGCAGTGGAAGACACCCCGCTCTTCATCTGCTGTCTGTTTCGGACAGAAATGGAAAAAGCTCAGCACTTGCTCGTAGATGAGTGGACGGcattaaaaacagaattgtagtagtgctgcacgattaatctaatcgcaatcataatcgcgatgtcagtctgtgcgattacatgaacgcaaaaagatgcgatttaaatgatagtacatggattggatcggatatgttgccgatccaaagttggcgagctgactgaagtctcacatctcagtcagatgtgacgtgtttggtcacatgactttcgattcggagacatatgggtagacggcgcatgacgagctgcatcgtacgtcaacgtcgccgccatattgcgataggctctgcagTGGCGTGAAGATTATACATGtttatggagagaagtgcaaaaaatgcctcactcttgtgctgcttggggctgtacaaaccgctgtacgctccaaaccagatcccgggggattacatttcataggtaaagcgggacaattgttttgaatatatttggccattataaaatcccgttttataagtcttaaccttagctaagctaggctaagctagcgaagctatgcattcctgtgttcaagtcagcctccaaacaacgttttggctaaacgtaggcattaactatttagactgttcttagctgtttagttaacttttttcaaactttgaaggtttcctaaagaaattcacctcagtttacaaatcttaaccttagctaagctagcaaagctatgcatccctgtgttcaagtcagcctccaaacaacgttttggttaaacgtaagaactataatacgggattttataatggccaaatataatcaaaacagttgtttagccttaccagggtttgtcgttcgacagtaatgtaaagagttttttgtgattgttttatttttttgtgactattttatatttgtagaatattgtattttgaaagcactgggcatttcaggttgttataagtagtttgtatgtttcactttgaaattaaacatttcactattagtttgcgacttttcattgatatacaagcaagtgtcctttatcatatcacaaattgcaatattgatctcaataatcgcaatatgtctttttccccaaatcgtgcagccctaaattGTAGGTATGTTTAAACAGGAGAAGAAAATTTATTCCCAATGTGAACTGTGATCCACTGTCAATTCTGCCAAGAATATCTACACTGCATTGAAAACCTGTGAATAATCTCAGCAACTCCCAgtgtaccactagagggagccatGGTAGTACATGTATCAGAATTTGAAAACCAAGGCTTAGTTGCAGCGATGGGAATAACGGCATTaaagtaatgctgtaaatgggccACAGAAATAAACCAATTACATGCAGCGCTTTATGGTAAATAATCTGTTTTCATCCAACcagccattttttaattttaggcAATGGGGAGATAACCGCATGTGAGCTGATGATTGGCAAAGGTTGAGTTAAATTTCATGGTAAGCCAACCAGAGGCAGATGTGGGTAGGtgtttacacacagacacggcCACATGCGTGCAGGACAGACACAGTAACATTTATTTGAGTGAGGGAAAAGTATGTTAAATAGAACTAAGTCTTTATCCACGTTGGTAACAAGCAATTCAATCTGATAAAGGGCCTCTCATTGTCTTGCCATCAAAACTAGTGGCCAACAATGTGAGCACCGCTAATCAAGGAGGAGACGGAGGCATGCCATCTATCCATGAGACATGCCACAACTAGTtactggggtagtggtggccaaGAAGGTAAGGAAGGTCCCCCTTGACCAAGGTACTGTGCCCCCACAGTGCTCGCCGGgcacctttcacggctgcccactgctcactaagggcaattggttaaatgcaggagACATTTTCAACGGTAGCCCATTCGCGTCAATAGAAATGCAAATGCATCAACACAAATAAGCCAAGTTAAGGACTCCGCGTTCATTTATCAAAATTGTATATTGCACATAATATTTGATATCTGAACACATTGTCCATTATTATTTACGTAAACACATCACTGCTCATTATGACaggcattaataaatgttttctagCATCAGCGCTTCAGTTGTAGTAATGGGTCTCATTTTCATTGGGGCGTAAACTCTGGTGTGGCTTTTGCAGCCACAAAAGTAGTTACGCGCCTGTCATATGCTAGAAAACATTAATTAATGTCTGTTATAATGAGCTATGTTATTAACTATGTGTTTATGTAAGGGATAATTGACACTACGTCCATACATCAAACATGCACGATATACGATATTTGATatacattatccagagcaacttaagtgtcttgctaaggaacacaatggtagtaagcgggagtctaacttgggtcttctggataTATGAATGCAGTGTTCGTAACTTCTGGTGTGGATTTGTGCACAGCCTTCTTGGCCATtgtacatttcgttgtgtacatCATGTGctgaaattaatcttataatcaaTGTATTGCTGTGCAGATctggatgattctgcatcgatgtagtgcagaacataattgattatttaataatcacattgcttggtgattttctggcggctgTATAAAAACAGTGCAGTTAGTGACTTTGGGAAGGACTTTCACGCTTCGTATCACGGTAAAAAcagaaatttgttgaacttcaCCCACTGCACGCCGTGACACATTTTTGCACGACCAAACATATATTTATCCTCTGAGCCTCATGGCAAGAGCAGCGCATGTCGCAGTTGGTGGCTTTAGATTAGCTTCAATGAGCATAAAATTAGTCAGCGTTCAGGTCCGTGCTCACCTGACGCCCGCCGTTTTTCTGGCATTTGTTCAGACAGGTGATGAATCACagtgcattgataatcgtaaccTAACCGTGAGACACTGCTTAGATGGCCCCCTGTGCACAGACTGAAGACCCTTACCCTGAGTGAAGGAGGTGTTCAGGCACCATGCTTCTTTGTGGCACCATCATGCCCTGAAAGTGGCCTCCTGCTTGTGGATGTCTGTACATAGCCATTCGAGTCTGACCAGGAGGAAAGGGCAGATGCTGAGGTCGTTGCAGAGCCTCCATCAGGTGAGGGTGCGGTTGCTGTGGTGCGTAGTGTCCACCCGGATAGGGATGAGAGGAGAAGAGGGAACGTGGCATCATGTGTGAAGGCAGTGCTCCACCCTGCTGCATCCCAGGGTGCATACCGCGTGGATTGTACATGAGGTTGACCATGTGCTGCATCTGTGGGTTGCGGGAATGAGCATTATGGCTGTCCAGGTCAAGGATCTCCTTGGGGCTATCTGACCGGTCCGATACCTCGCCTGTCCTGGGAGGCTTTACTGGGCTTCTGGCATCCCTATTcaccactgcaccaccatgGTGCCCATCAGAAATTGAGTTTGGGGACATCAGGCTGCCTCCAGAGCCCTCTGAGCCCATAGGTGAGATGCTGCTGTCTTTCAGACGGCCATTTATACTGGTGCCACCTGTAGGTGGGAAAGCACTGGAGAGGGGTCTCGGCTGGTATTGGGGTCTGAACCACTCCTCCCCTGGATAGCCACCCCTGGAATTACTTTGATGATGAGTGTAGTACTGTTGCTGCTGGTACTGAGGAAATGCATTTGCGGGTCCATGAGCGGGCTCGGAGCCCATGTAAGTGTAAGGAGAACACTGTTGATGATAACCGGGATACCGAGCAGGGTTCTGGTGAGGACTCATGGGATGTGCCATTTGCTGGTTTAGGAAAGGTTGGCTATTTGCCTGCGGCAATGGTTTGCCTGCATGTTGGCCGTAGGGTTGATGTGTTTGTCCACTCAGACCATACCTAACCATGCTTCCATTCTCTTGAACCTGAGGGTGGGTTGGCACAGCTTCGCCCTGATTGGGTATAGGTCCCTGCATGTGCCCTGTGGGTTGGCCAGCCAGTTGTGATTGCCCCTCTGCACCAAAGTTCTGTTTGTAATGACCATTGGCAGGTGCGGACTTGGCAGTCCTTAAGTTTGTGCCTTCCTGAGGGCCAGAACTGCCACCTGACTCCTGCCTGCTTGGGGGCTCATTCGGCCGTTGGTCTCCATGGTCTGCTGGGCTTGGCTGGGGAGGCAGCTGAGACACAGGATGGCTGGGGGGCAGAGACGTGAGGGGAGCTGGCTGCTGCGTGCCAGACTGGGCTCCGTGTGGTGCGCTCTGTGGCATGCCATGCATTGGGCCCAATGGATCTGCATTCTGCGGAGCCTGGGTGGAGCTATTCTGATGTGTATGTTGAGTAGGATTTTTTTCTGGTGAGGAATTGTGATTTTTCACAGGGGTTTCAGAAGAAGTGTTTGTGGGATGTTCTTGAGGCTGTGGGTTCTGGTGCATTTGCTGAGGAGGTATAGTTTGAGGAATGTGCTGAGGAATATTTTGAAGAGTGGTATTCTGGGCAGTCTGCTGAGAGGGAACATGTTGAGGGTGTGCATTGTGGACCATTAGAGGAGGAATGTTCTGGTGATGGTCCCGGTCTGTGCCATGCAGAGGTCCTGCCTGTTCACTTGGATCACGCATTCTTCTCCACTCTGGGCTCTGCATGTTTCCAATTGGCCTACTGGCAAACTCAGAAGAGTTGCGAAGTGGGGTGTTTTCAGAATTAGCAGAGGCCATTGTGCCTTGAGCCATATGCATATTTGGCATCTTGGATTCTGTCAAACCTGTAAaagtgtgtaaaacagtatAGACTGGTTTAGAGAAAACAATGATGTCTTTAAAACAAATCAGAAGTTATTGGACTAATTATACAAATCACTGCATTGTATCATTAGCAAATTAAACTCAAAATGGACCTAAAGATCACAAAAACAAGACTTGAAACAGGATATGAAACCTCTGGGTTCACTTCTGCAAGTCCATGAGGTTCACCTCtgtaagcataaaaaaaaaaaaaaaaaaaaaaaaaaaaaaaaaaacattcttaccGACATCAGAACTATGGGCACTGTGGACTTCTGCAGAAGGCCTGCCAAATTTTTCTGTTGAGCACTGCTGAGGAGAGTGTGGTGGGACACTGTTGCCATGGGGAAATCCTGCAAATGTGCCAGTGCGCTGGTGTGTGGAGCCAGAAGACAGTTGCTGCAAAGCCAGCATCTCTGGGCTCTCAAGCATGGAGGCTAGATGAGACTTTTGGTCCTGATGAGATGCTACAGGCCGCTGGGACACAGGGCCAGGGGAGCCCACAGAGCTGGACATCCTGTACTGGCCACTGGTGGGAGGGTACCCTGCTGCTTGATTTGGCCATGGTTTGGGTGCTAAGCTGTGGTTGTGGTTAAATGGGTGCTGGTTACTTATATTTGGGTCTGAAATCACAGGTCCATTTGGTCGTTGGTGGCCTTGGGGTCCAACTCCTGACCACATGTTAGGTATACCAGGTGGACAGTAGGGAGGATATGAACTGTGCTGGGGAGGGACTTCTGAACCTGGATACCGTGGGCCATTTGGATGAACTATCTGGCCTTCTGGGCGCTGGCGGGACGTGTACATGTGGCCCTCTGTGGGAGGGGTACAAAGTCCTCCAGACTGTAGGGCCATTGGTCTAGGACCCAGTGATGGGCCATGAGTTGGACCCATATATGAATGTCTCTGCTGTTCTTGGTACTGTGGCTGCAATGGCCGTCCTTCAGGACCCACAGGGTATCTGGGGCCAAAATGTGGTCCATTTCCATAAGGTGGCTATCAAAGACAAATGGTTAAACTACTTAGCACTTTTAGAGCAAAAAGGAACTTCAGTAAAACAGAATGATTCTGTTTTTTACCTGCATATTAAAATTGTGTGGCATACGCTGAAGCCCAGGATCACCAGGTCTTTGCCCAGGGTAAGGGTACCTGGGGTCTATCATCATGCGTTGAACAAACATGCCAGGACCAAGTGAGCCAGCAGGATGGTGAAGCTGCTGTTTAGTTGTAACATTAGTTATTCATTAAATCAAGGACATTTGATAATTAATGCTGGGCATTAAGAGTTACTTAACAACACGACATGAGTCACAGTGCCATGGTTGCATTAATACCAGGGATTCAAATTGATTTTCCACAATGGGGGGAAGAATTCTACCCCTACcattaaaacaaagaaataaaactatGTACACAAAAGCCACTTGACTTTCCCTGCATTGATCAACTTTGTGGTGCTGTAGCTTAAACACTGACCTCAGTACCTCACAGCTAGGcatgaacaataaaataacTATTATACATGGCTTTACAGATACACAAAGCATAattttagggttagggttaaagGACTCATCACACGTCTTACTTGCTGTGCAGGATGGTAAAGGTTGGGACGTCCATCAAATCCAGGATTGTGCTGATTTGGAGGAACACATTGTGGATAAGGCGTTCCATTTTTCCAGGGGGAGGGAGGATATGGAGGACCACTTTTATGAATGTCCTCATCAGCCTTGCCATTTGTAGTACGCCTGCGCTGAACCTGCTCTGTGGCCCGGATGAGGCTTTCTGGCCCTGATTGCCGCTGCTTGCTCCGCTTTTTTTCCTTCCGGTCTCTGTCTTCTTTGCTGACCTGGAACTCCTCATCCGTGTCTCCATCCTCAGATGGGAAGTGCTTCAGAAGGGCTCTGCTAAAACAGCGCTCCAATGATTCTGCCATAATTGTGTACTCTGAAGAGAACAGAACAGCAGGTTGTCAGGAGCAGGTTCAGACATCTTAAGGCATACTAATACTTGTCAAGTATTACTGGCTAAACATTTCAAGAAAATAACttatttactttacattatcATTAGGTATTCCATAACTTGTGGTATTCTATCTACTGAGGTATTCCATACAATTATTTGGATTAATAAAACTAGGAAATTTAAGCTTTTCTTAAAGCACACTGTACCTGAGACCAGCactggttttgttttatttttttaagaacacAACACAACCACCACCTAGTGACCTGGTGTTTCCTGACCCCAAGCCGGACAATGTTCCTCATGGAGCACATTCCAATGCAAAGTCTTTATGAACAGAATGTCTCTGTAACATTCAAGGTCTTGGCAGAGGACAACTTAATCACTCTCAATTCATCATTGTCAGGTTGCTAAGTCCAGCCTTCTGCACACAGACCACTAAAGCAAACATACCCATACTCTAAGTCTCAATGTACTGAGAGGTGTCAAGGTACTTCTTCCAATTTGAGATGTGTGGTGTGTAAATTTGTTTGAATAGCACCACAGTTGTGTTTTTCCGATTGACCATCTTCCTGGCTCAATTATCACCCAGTGGCATAATCATAATCTAATGTAAAAGCAGAATTCATCTATCGAACAACAAGCACGTTCACCCTGGATCTACAGATGACTACAATTGATGGCTGAAACTACAATGAGCCCAACAACAGCTATTTGTAGGATGAACAGTCCAATCGCAGTATGGACAATATTCCATATTAACATACCACTGTCTTCACCATTGTACTCAAGGCAGTTCTCAAACATGAGCTTCACATCTGCCACAAACTCCTCCTTTGCTACATACTCTCCTTCATTCAACTTCTTTTCAATAGTAGACAGGTCCATTGGAGTCtattagaaaaagaaaacatccaaAAGTATCAATTTCCTGTCTGAAGCAACATAATCAAGACGTTTTTTTATCCATGGCACATACCTGTATGATCTCATGATAGTTGGGAGCGTAGGACTCATCAACAGGCTCCATGAAAGGCCAAGCATCTTTATGGGCCTTAAGGGCTTCCAAGACTAAAGAGAATTAATTAGACATGTTAGAAGgaagaaataattaaaatatttaaggaTTATTTAATCTTCATGCATGCattggaggggggaaaaaaagcctcaCCTTTGTACAATGCTGTGTAATCATCATCCATTTCATAACTGTAGGACACAAAGAGAATTAACAAAATGTCGTTCTAGCTTAAGAGAGATAACAGTTTCCCTAGAGCAATGTAGTCATGCTTCTTACAACTCTTTGGTCTTGCGAGCACGTCGGATGGGTGAATGGGGCTCCAGATGCAGCAGCTCGGGGGGCAGGGGCTTTCCCTGAGACAGCAACCAGGCCTTCTCCTCACGCAGCTTCCTCCGCTTGGCTCGTTCTAAAACATTGTGGCAACAAATTGAGACGCATGAGACGGCGGGGGGGAGAAAGCAGGCTTGAAAGAAGAACTtatgtttgtttcatgttaCATTTTGCACCTGTTACACATATACTGTTAAAAATACATATCTTTAAGAAAACACAAGACAACGGCGATGAAAGCTGTTCACTCACCACTTTAAAATGGCATGAGTAATGAAAAGGCAGGGATCAGATAAAAGTGGCTCTATGTTACAATATTAAACGCTTCAACTTGCAACCCCTACTACGAAGATTAAAGATTATGGTGGATGTAGACCAATGTGTCATTAATAAGAAGAGAGGAGCAAGGCAGCGTTCACAGATGTACTAACCCTCCACGGCTTTTATTCGCTCCATCTCTTCCCGCTGCCGCTCCTCCAGCAGGagcctctcctcctcccgccGCTGTTCAGCCAGCAGTGCCTGTCTCTCCACATCCTCCTCCTTCTGTTTCTGCTTCTCCCCCACTGCAAGCGCAAGgtcctacacacaaacacagacagagagaccagCGTGTTGTAATGTCCTATACAACCATGGCATCTACATTCAGACTGGTGTCAGATGAGTGCACTCACCTCCACCTCTTCCTTGTTGCTTATGTGCTTCTCAGAAAGGCGGTAAGAAGTGCGCATGGCAGCAGGGTCCATACGTTTCTGCTTTAGCTCTTTCTCCTTGGGGAGAGCACAaaggtcagggcaacagcagcacgACTGTGGCAAGTAGTCTCTCAGCTCGCAAAATATGATCATTTATTGATGCAGAGGACTGCTTTTCATCCCCATTCCATTCAAACATGTAATGAAACAGCTAATCTGATTTGGAATTGTAACGCTTTGTTCACGCACAGATTTCCACTTTTAACACAATCCAGCTGACTGAAAagtttttatctaaataaaCAGTCGCAAAAAAGCAACTGAAGCAGATTTCTTCTGGACAGTAGCTAAAGAGAGTGGACATTGTGAGCGCAGATGATTGTGCAAatcgggagagagagagagaaaaaaaaaaaaactgagtaaAAAGGGAGTTGAAGCATCACAGCCTTTTATAGCTCCTGTCAGGGGCCATCTGTCGTGCACATTCTGAGAGGCACGGCCTATTAAGAGGAACTCTACGAGCAGCTAGGGGGAGGCAGGGGACTGAAGCTATCACCCCCGGGTTGATGGTGCCTGTGGCAAGCTGCGCCCATCAAAGTCACAGCACTGAAAGGACCAcagcccctcccccaccacGGCGACGACACGGCCCGGCCTCGCTCTTCACTGTACTGACAGCACTTAATCCCATACAGGCAAGATGGACTGCCTCAGAAGTCACCACTTAAGAGGTCAAAAAACTGCAGTGCTGCAGGCAGTCAATCACAACAGTCCATCCAGCCTCAAGGTGAGGGGCTACCTCCTGACGACTCTGAATGCCAGGTGGCTTTGACAGAATTGAGGAGGGAACCACAGCATCTAAGTGTTTCACAAGCAACCATatacaaaactacaaaaaataaataaatcaatcaaatatACATGCCACAACGTAGGTGAACACTGACACATTAAAGCAAGAAGCAGATACTTATTCATAATTAACGGTTTCAGTACTAATATAttgatgttgttgtttatgCGGACATGCAAATAAGTTCTCAAAAAGGGTAATGGTTCCCTTTGATGGTGTGGAACCAATGAAGGCTGAATACCGACCTTGTGCTCAATCATACTTCTGATCTCTGGCAGGAAGTTCTGGCTAATGATGCGGTAGAGGTGGCGATCTTGAGGTGAAGATTTGTCCTTGATGCTTTCAGCAAGTCTGGTCCACTGCTCCTCTGTGTCACAGACCAGTGACCAAGCCCCACGTTCATgctctgagaagaaacagacacacattcagGATCATCAAGGAGGCAAATGCAAATTTGGCCCTCACAATATGTTGGATCGCAATGAGAGGATGAGATGACTGGAAACATTCAGACAAAATTTACACAGCGGTTTTGCTATTCCATGCATGATGCATCATGA
Proteins encoded in this window:
- the cecr2 gene encoding cat eye syndrome critical region protein 2 isoform X2, whose protein sequence is MSQGCTISVEEIQSWWEVPAIAHFCSLFRAAFKLPDFEIEELEQALLKQNQDFLADLLCCLLQGCYQRRDITPQAFSGYLEDIINYRWELEEGKPNPLKQCPFEELPPRTQVELLHRLCDYRLDAADVFDLLKGLDADSLRVEPLGQDGNGALYWYFYGTRMYKEEPVQRKYTSELYEMPEKKKRGRPPKKKTLEESELSPAESMITEESEESCDSSSASEHERGAWSLVCDTEEQWTRLAESIKDKSSPQDRHLYRIISQNFLPEIRSMIEHKEKELKQKRMDPAAMRTSYRLSEKHISNKEEVEDLALAVGEKQKQKEEDVERQALLAEQRREEERLLLEERQREEMERIKAVEERAKRRKLREEKAWLLSQGKPLPPELLHLEPHSPIRRARKTKEFYEMDDDYTALYKVLEALKAHKDAWPFMEPVDESYAPNYHEIIQTPMDLSTIEKKLNEGEYVAKEEFVADVKLMFENCLEYNGEDSEYTIMAESLERCFSRALLKHFPSEDGDTDEEFQVSKEDRDRKEKKRSKQRQSGPESLIRATEQVQRRRTTNGKADEDIHKSGPPYPPSPWKNGTPYPQCVPPNQHNPGFDGRPNLYHPAQQLHHPAGSLGPGMFVQRMMIDPRYPYPGQRPGDPGLQRMPHNFNMQPPYGNGPHFGPRYPVGPEGRPLQPQYQEQQRHSYMGPTHGPSLGPRPMALQSGGLCTPPTEGHMYTSRQRPEGQIVHPNGPRYPGSEVPPQHSSYPPYCPPGIPNMWSGVGPQGHQRPNGPVISDPNISNQHPFNHNHSLAPKPWPNQAAGYPPTSGQYRMSSSVGSPGPVSQRPVASHQDQKSHLASMLESPEMLALQQLSSGSTHQRTGTFAGFPHGNSVPPHSPQQCSTEKFGRPSAEVHSAHSSDVGLTESKMPNMHMAQGTMASANSENTPLRNSSEFASRPIGNMQSPEWRRMRDPSEQAGPLHGTDRDHHQNIPPLMVHNAHPQHVPSQQTAQNTTLQNIPQHIPQTIPPQQMHQNPQPQEHPTNTSSETPVKNHNSSPEKNPTQHTHQNSSTQAPQNADPLGPMHGMPQSAPHGAQSGTQQPAPLTSLPPSHPVSQLPPQPSPADHGDQRPNEPPSRQESGGSSGPQEGTNLRTAKSAPANGHYKQNFGAEGQSQLAGQPTGHMQGPIPNQGEAVPTHPQVQENGSMVRYGLSGQTHQPYGQHAGKPLPQANSQPFLNQQMAHPMSPHQNPARYPGYHQQCSPYTYMGSEPAHGPANAFPQYQQQQYYTHHQSNSRGGYPGEEWFRPQYQPRPLSSAFPPTGGTSINGRLKDSSISPMGSEGSGGSLMSPNSISDGHHGGAVVNRDARSPVKPPRTGEVSDRSDSPKEILDLDSHNAHSRNPQMQHMVNLMYNPRGMHPGMQQGGALPSHMMPRSLFSSHPYPGGHYAPQQPHPHLMEALQRPQHLPFPPGQTRMAMYRHPQAGGHFQGMMVPQRSMVPEHLLHSGQQMKSGVSSTAQSSKQGV